The proteins below are encoded in one region of Nitrospira sp.:
- the zwf gene encoding glucose-6-phosphate 1-dehydrogenase has translation MAEFSIQPHLFVILGATGDLTRRKLLPALFDLRNQGVLERGKALIVGSALPEMGEEGFRLWAYEGLLKSEGGAQRDLRGWCDQTLFYQTIREGQSRDYAVLAEYIHRVEHEHDLPQNRIFYLALPPGTVPGAIEALDEVGLLKGTGWVRVVFEKPFGHDFHSARALNTRLHRYLDESQIYRIDHYLGKETVQNLLAFRFANPIFEALWNRDNVEHVQITVAEDLGIEHRGAYYQQAGALRDMVQNHLTQLLSVVAMEVPFSFESGAIQSEKLKVLHSVLPISHRNAVFGQYTGWTLGGQRINAYREEPGVPADSTTETYVALRLDIHNWRWKGVPFYLRTGKRLPRKLTQVAVTFREAPTQVFRSLEPGSLRSNKLLITLQPNEGFSLCFSVKSPGRSFQLSEHALQFDYEEALGQLPDAYKTLLRDVMIGDQTLFVGSEFTEAAWRLYDPLLTEDTPINFYTASTWGPEEADAMLQQYQHRWQLGW, from the coding sequence ATGGCCGAATTCTCGATACAGCCACATCTATTCGTCATCCTCGGGGCCACCGGCGACCTTACCAGGCGAAAATTGCTGCCCGCCTTGTTCGACCTGCGCAATCAGGGTGTCTTGGAACGGGGAAAAGCTCTGATCGTCGGGTCCGCGTTGCCGGAAATGGGAGAGGAGGGATTTCGCCTCTGGGCGTACGAAGGGCTCCTCAAAAGCGAAGGGGGAGCTCAGCGCGACTTACGAGGATGGTGTGATCAGACATTGTTCTATCAGACGATTCGCGAGGGGCAGTCTCGGGACTATGCGGTACTCGCCGAGTATATTCATCGTGTGGAGCACGAGCACGACTTGCCTCAAAACCGCATCTTCTATCTGGCATTGCCGCCCGGCACCGTGCCGGGCGCGATCGAGGCCTTGGACGAGGTGGGATTGCTGAAAGGGACGGGGTGGGTGCGTGTGGTCTTCGAAAAGCCATTCGGCCACGACTTTCACTCTGCCCGCGCACTGAATACCCGCCTGCACCGCTATCTGGACGAATCCCAGATTTATCGTATCGACCACTATCTCGGCAAGGAGACCGTGCAAAACCTGCTTGCGTTTCGATTCGCCAACCCGATCTTCGAAGCGCTGTGGAATCGCGACAATGTGGAGCATGTGCAGATTACGGTGGCGGAAGACCTGGGCATTGAACACCGTGGTGCCTATTATCAGCAGGCCGGGGCGCTGCGCGATATGGTGCAGAACCACCTGACGCAGCTGTTGTCGGTGGTCGCCATGGAGGTGCCGTTTTCATTCGAATCCGGCGCGATTCAGAGCGAGAAGCTCAAGGTGCTGCATTCGGTGCTCCCGATCTCACACCGGAACGCCGTGTTCGGCCAGTACACAGGCTGGACCCTTGGGGGACAGCGCATCAATGCTTATCGTGAGGAGCCAGGGGTCCCGGCGGATTCCACGACGGAGACCTACGTGGCCTTGCGGCTGGATATTCATAACTGGCGGTGGAAGGGTGTGCCATTCTACCTGCGCACCGGTAAGCGGCTACCGCGGAAACTCACGCAGGTCGCGGTGACGTTTCGCGAAGCTCCAACACAAGTCTTTCGTTCGCTCGAGCCCGGCAGTTTACGGTCGAACAAGCTGCTGATTACGTTGCAGCCCAACGAGGGATTCTCGCTGTGTTTTTCCGTCAAGAGTCCCGGCCGGTCATTTCAACTGAGCGAGCATGCGCTGCAGTTTGATTATGAGGAAGCCCTGGGCCAGTTGCCGGATGCGTACAAGACGTTACTGCGCGATGTCATGATCGGGGACCAGACGCTTTTTGTCGGTTCCGAGTTCACGGAAGCGGCGTGGCGCCTCTACGATCCGTTGCTCACCGAGGACACACCCATCAACTTCTATACTGCCTCCACATGGGGACCGGAGGAGGCGGATGCCATGCTCCAACAGTACCAACATCGATGGCAACTGGGGTGGTAG
- the oxyR gene encoding LysR family transcriptional regulator, which yields MTLTEMKYIVAVAQEGRFGRAAERCYVTQPALSLAIQKLEQELDVTIFERHRNQVTLTPLGAQVVQQAQRVLEEAERILHLVARGKDQLAGVFRLGVIATVGPYLLPDLIPALHKRAPAMPCEIEENLTANLNAMLKQGSLDAIIVALPHDEPGTQSQPLYDEPFRVVVPVTHPWAKRKKIEVERLAQEKVILPHAGHCFRRQVLDQCPDVSRSDREGVQGNSLETIRQMVASGLGITVLPCSALTAKYRHKRLATVPFADPTPERQIGLVWRKGFGRMRALNVLVQTVRALKIVGLEMSTGGPIAASGSGG from the coding sequence GTGACGTTGACGGAAATGAAATACATCGTGGCGGTGGCGCAGGAGGGCCGTTTCGGACGCGCTGCAGAGCGCTGCTACGTCACCCAGCCGGCGCTCAGTCTGGCAATCCAAAAGCTGGAGCAAGAGTTGGATGTGACGATCTTCGAGCGACACCGGAACCAGGTGACCTTGACGCCGTTGGGTGCCCAGGTCGTCCAGCAAGCACAGCGGGTACTCGAAGAGGCCGAGCGGATTCTTCACCTTGTCGCGCGGGGAAAGGATCAACTCGCGGGGGTGTTCCGGCTGGGTGTCATTGCGACGGTGGGCCCGTATCTTTTACCCGATCTTATCCCCGCACTCCACAAGCGTGCCCCAGCTATGCCCTGTGAGATCGAGGAGAATCTGACGGCGAATCTCAATGCCATGCTCAAACAAGGGTCGCTGGACGCCATCATCGTGGCCCTCCCGCACGATGAGCCCGGTACGCAGTCCCAGCCGCTCTATGACGAACCGTTTCGAGTCGTCGTACCCGTCACGCATCCCTGGGCCAAGCGGAAGAAGATTGAAGTCGAGCGTCTCGCGCAGGAGAAAGTGATTTTGCCCCACGCGGGACATTGCTTTCGTCGCCAAGTGCTGGATCAGTGTCCAGACGTGAGCCGGTCCGATCGCGAGGGCGTACAGGGGAATTCGTTGGAGACCATTCGCCAGATGGTCGCTTCCGGTCTCGGTATCACAGTGCTTCCGTGCAGCGCGTTGACCGCCAAATACCGGCACAAGCGTTTGGCCACGGTGCCCTTTGCGGATCCGACACCGGAACGGCAGATCGGACTGGTATGGCGGAAGGGGTTTGGGCGCATGCGTGCGCTGAACGTACTGGTCCAGACCGTGAGAGCACTGAAGATTGTGGGATTGGAAATGTCGACGGGCGGTCCGATCGCGGCGTCGGGGAGCGGGGGCTAG
- a CDS encoding cytochrome-c peroxidase: protein MTRTRQHRSRAFAVATLALAALAVSWHVATGAQPTTGKPATTSDAIHLPELLGLENPNTYVPKDNPLTRKKVELGRTLFFDKRLSKNNTIACSSCHIPALAFTDGQAVSSGIAHLQGGRSAPAAINRLFAKAQFWDGRAATLEAQSIGPFINPVEHGFLDHDELIAKLKSINGYRALFQEAFGGEISLDDVGKAIASFQRTLLSGNSPADRYDLGGEEDALTPKAQLGLSLFRGKARCMRCHSGFNFSDEKFHNLGIGWDTNTVDLGRYLETKNVEDLSAFKTPTLREIARTAPYMHDGRFGTLQDVVEFYNGGGIKNPHLDNTVIPLNLTEDEKQALVAFLVSLNGEGWQHVTAPTEFPQ from the coding sequence ATGACACGAACTCGCCAGCACAGGAGTCGAGCCTTCGCGGTGGCGACTTTGGCACTCGCGGCTCTTGCCGTATCCTGGCATGTCGCCACGGGAGCCCAACCAACTACCGGCAAACCTGCGACCACCTCCGACGCCATTCATCTACCGGAACTCCTGGGACTGGAGAACCCCAACACATACGTGCCGAAAGACAATCCGTTAACCCGCAAAAAGGTTGAGCTCGGACGGACGCTGTTTTTTGACAAGCGGTTGTCCAAAAATAATACGATCGCCTGCTCGAGTTGCCACATCCCGGCTTTGGCCTTCACCGACGGTCAGGCAGTCTCGTCTGGAATTGCGCACCTCCAGGGTGGGCGTAGCGCACCGGCGGCGATCAACCGCCTCTTTGCCAAGGCCCAATTCTGGGACGGACGCGCGGCCACCTTGGAAGCGCAATCGATCGGCCCATTCATCAATCCGGTCGAGCATGGGTTCCTTGATCACGACGAGTTGATCGCCAAACTGAAGAGCATCAACGGATACCGTGCTCTCTTTCAGGAGGCGTTCGGCGGAGAGATTTCCCTCGACGACGTCGGCAAGGCCATTGCGAGTTTTCAACGGACTCTGTTGTCCGGCAACAGTCCGGCCGACCGCTATGACCTCGGAGGAGAGGAGGATGCCCTGACCCCGAAGGCCCAACTCGGGCTCTCGCTCTTCCGTGGGAAAGCCCGATGCATGCGATGCCATTCCGGATTTAATTTCTCGGACGAGAAATTTCACAACCTCGGGATCGGCTGGGACACCAATACGGTCGATCTCGGTCGGTACTTGGAAACCAAGAACGTAGAGGATCTTAGTGCCTTTAAAACACCTACTCTCCGAGAGATCGCCCGCACCGCACCGTACATGCACGACGGTCGATTCGGCACGCTGCAGGATGTGGTGGAGTTCTATAACGGCGGCGGCATCAAAAACCCGCATTTGGACAACACCGTGATCCCGCTGAACCTCACGGAGGACGAAAAGCAGGCGCTGGTCGCCTTTCTCGTTTCGCTGAATGGAGAGGGCTGGCAGCACGTGACCGCGCCCACGGAGTTTCCGCAGTAA
- the tetA gene encoding tetracycline resistance MFS efflux pump has product MALHMAQAEHPSSPRRAAVLFILITVALDVLSFGIVIPVLPKLVEQFLSGDTARAAQVYGLMATVWALMQFVCSPIQGALSDRFGRRPVVLLSNFALGLDYVLMALAPTLGWLFVGRMLSGMAASSFSTAGAYVTDVTPPERRAAAFGKVGAAFGLGFVLGPAIGGILGGFDPRWPFWGAAATSLLNACYGYFVLPESLPSERRTPFAWRRANPVGSLALLRSHRELFGLASSGFLMNLAHAVLPSTAVLYLGYRYGWGPSAVGLTLTAVGVCAMVVQGTLVRPITARFAERRSLLAGLVFGALGFSIYGLAPTPFIYCLGIPIMAFWGLAGPSAQALMTRRVSPTEQGRLQGAIASLSGIAGLIGPSVFTQTFAAFIGPQMSWHLPGAPFLLSALMLLTGAALAWRATAPSSVPISMPAEEHTP; this is encoded by the coding sequence GTGGCCTTGCACATGGCACAAGCCGAACACCCCTCCTCACCGCGCCGGGCAGCTGTCCTCTTCATCCTGATTACGGTGGCGCTCGACGTGCTATCGTTCGGAATCGTCATACCGGTCCTGCCCAAGCTGGTGGAACAGTTTCTCAGCGGCGATACGGCACGGGCAGCGCAAGTCTATGGTCTGATGGCCACGGTGTGGGCGCTCATGCAGTTCGTATGCTCGCCGATCCAAGGCGCATTGTCCGACCGCTTTGGCCGTCGACCCGTGGTGCTGCTTTCCAACTTCGCGCTGGGATTGGACTATGTCCTTATGGCGTTAGCGCCGACCTTAGGATGGTTATTTGTGGGCCGTATGCTGTCGGGGATGGCGGCTTCAAGCTTCAGCACCGCGGGCGCCTATGTCACGGACGTCACGCCGCCCGAGCGTCGGGCCGCCGCATTTGGCAAAGTGGGAGCCGCCTTTGGCCTTGGGTTCGTGCTCGGTCCCGCGATCGGTGGCATCCTGGGCGGCTTTGATCCACGCTGGCCATTTTGGGGTGCGGCGGCGACTAGTCTTCTGAATGCCTGCTACGGCTATTTCGTGTTGCCGGAGTCGTTGCCGAGTGAGCGGCGGACGCCGTTTGCCTGGAGGCGTGCGAATCCGGTCGGTTCGTTAGCGCTGCTGCGGTCGCATCGTGAATTGTTCGGCCTCGCGAGCTCCGGTTTCCTCATGAACCTCGCGCATGCCGTGTTGCCCAGCACTGCCGTGCTGTATCTCGGCTACCGTTATGGCTGGGGTCCCTCCGCCGTCGGGTTGACATTGACGGCCGTGGGGGTCTGCGCGATGGTCGTGCAAGGGACGCTCGTTCGGCCGATTACCGCGCGGTTTGCCGAGCGACGGAGTCTATTGGCCGGGCTGGTCTTCGGGGCTCTAGGGTTTTCGATCTATGGGCTGGCGCCCACTCCGTTCATTTACTGCCTCGGCATTCCGATTATGGCATTTTGGGGATTGGCGGGTCCATCCGCTCAGGCGCTCATGACCAGACGAGTGAGCCCAACCGAACAAGGGCGGCTTCAAGGCGCGATTGCAAGTTTGAGCGGGATTGCCGGACTGATCGGGCCGAGCGTGTTTACGCAGACGTTCGCGGCGTTCATCGGCCCCCAGATGTCCTGGCACCTCCCCGGCGCCCCCTTTCTCCTGTCGGCGCTCATGCTGTTGACCGGGGCCGCCCTTGCGTGGCGTGCGACGGCGCCGTCCTCGGTTCCCATATCGATGCCAGCCGAGGAGCACACGCCATGA
- a CDS encoding osmotically inducible protein C, which translates to MAQATISALINGVNVDQLGKIVSAVQQSTSLAKSQFRATNRWINGGHNRSTIQGFYAAGQEDTTRSKPFVLDADEPAVLLGNDQGANPVEFVLHALAACLTTSLVYHAAARGIRVESIESSLEGDLDLQGFLGLSEQVRRGFTQIRASFTITSDATPEQLQELTTFSPVYDIVSNPVPVSISVTAQPIT; encoded by the coding sequence ATGGCACAGGCAACCATCAGCGCGCTCATTAACGGCGTCAATGTCGATCAATTGGGAAAAATCGTTAGCGCGGTGCAACAGAGCACCAGCCTGGCGAAGTCACAGTTCCGAGCCACCAACCGATGGATCAACGGCGGACACAATCGCTCCACGATCCAGGGATTCTATGCCGCAGGGCAGGAGGACACCACACGATCAAAGCCGTTCGTGCTCGATGCCGATGAACCGGCGGTGCTGCTGGGAAATGACCAGGGAGCCAATCCCGTGGAATTCGTGCTCCACGCCTTGGCGGCCTGTCTCACGACCTCACTGGTGTATCACGCGGCCGCCCGAGGCATTCGAGTCGAATCCATTGAGTCCTCGCTCGAAGGGGACCTCGATCTCCAGGGTTTTCTCGGCCTTTCCGAACAGGTGCGACGAGGCTTCACGCAGATACGCGCATCGTTCACGATCACGTCCGATGCCACTCCAGAACAGCTCCAGGAACTGACCACGTTCTCGCCCGTATACGACATCGTATCCAATCCGGTGCCGGTCTCGATCAGCGTGACGGCGCAACCAATCACATAG
- a CDS encoding membrane protein: MNRFVAFAYGTLCYAVFLATFLYAVAFLGNIGLERTIDGQATAPFGQALLVNAFLLGLFAVQHSVMARPAFKRVWTRIVPNPVERSTYVLFSSLALLLLFHLWQPMGGLIWEVHDPFARGAIYALFVGGWGLVLAATFLINHFDLFGMRQVWLYLRGRPYSPLQFKTPGLYRYVRHPLYVGWLLTFWATPTMTAAHLVFALATTAYILVAVQLEERDLIEVHGPAYAEYRERVPMLVPRFRPSPSNDASDNIPTAA, encoded by the coding sequence ATGAATCGGTTCGTCGCCTTCGCCTACGGAACTCTGTGTTATGCGGTTTTTCTCGCCACCTTTCTCTACGCGGTGGCTTTTCTTGGGAACATCGGTCTCGAGCGTACGATCGACGGGCAGGCGACCGCACCATTCGGGCAAGCCCTGCTGGTCAATGCATTCTTGTTAGGGCTGTTTGCGGTCCAGCACAGCGTGATGGCCCGGCCCGCGTTCAAGCGAGTGTGGACTCGGATCGTACCCAATCCGGTTGAGCGAAGCACATACGTGCTCTTCTCGAGCCTCGCCCTTCTGCTGCTGTTCCATCTCTGGCAACCCATGGGAGGTCTGATCTGGGAGGTGCACGATCCGTTTGCCCGCGGAGCGATCTATGCCCTCTTTGTTGGCGGTTGGGGCCTGGTGCTGGCGGCCACGTTCCTCATCAATCATTTCGATCTGTTCGGCATGCGGCAGGTCTGGCTGTATCTGAGGGGAAGACCGTATAGCCCACTCCAGTTCAAGACACCCGGGCTCTATCGATATGTCCGGCATCCTTTGTACGTCGGCTGGCTGCTGACCTTCTGGGCGACCCCGACCATGACCGCGGCACACCTGGTATTCGCGTTGGCCACGACCGCCTATATCCTGGTGGCCGTCCAATTGGAGGAACGGGACCTGATCGAGGTGCACGGGCCGGCGTATGCGGAATACCGCGAGCGGGTTCCCATGCTGGTTCCTAGGTTTCGGCCCTCTCCGTCGAACGACGCATCCGACAACATCCCGACCGCGGCGTAG
- a CDS encoding cytochrome-c peroxidase, translating into MISALLEFSLKQRILVLGLAGLGILLGIWSVRTVPIDAYPDVTNIQVQVLTEAPGLSPVEVERFITYPIELQMTGLPGLAEIRSLSKFALSQVIVVFHDEVDIYFARQLVLERMTAVKDQLPPDIDPVMAPVTTGLGEVYQYYLDGPGGPTEGHLTEQRTLQDWVLRPLLKSLPGVIDVNGIGGFTKQYQVLVDPAKLRKYDLTLWDVSEAVAHNNSNAGGNVFERDADRAIVRGVGLIKTLLDIESIVVKEEKGVPILVRDLAEVRIGHAVRHGAAILDGEREIVAGTVLMLRGGNAREVVESVKTKVEQITHNRLLPSGLRIVPYYDRIELVRAAVSTVRNALVMGALLVTLVLFLFFGQLRSAIVVTVSLLITPLLTFVVMKQIGLTANLMTLGGLAIAIGQIADGSLVIVENIARHLSGNRTRPRRDVILQATREVGRPVLFGVLIVSVVFVPLLTLQGLEGKMFAPLATTMVVAMLASIVVTLTVSPVLASLLLRGTQYDDTVLTHWMKARYRPILGWALRHRTVILWGAMTLLAVSLALTPWIGREFIPILEEGALTPQIVRLPSVSLAESIEIEKETHKAMMEFPEVMHAVSKIGRPDIAFGPEEPNESDPIVSLRDRQTWTTARTQAGLTEAIRNKLAMIPGISVLMSQPIQERVDELISGIRTECAIKLFGDDLDVLVEVAEQIATLMTSIAGVKDVKVEPIAGQPYLTVDIDRQKIARFGINVSDVQELVTTAIGGRAVTHVYENERRFELALRFPEQYRNSVAAIGEIRVRAASGAPIPMSALATIEMREGPARISREQVKRRIYVGFNVVGRDIGGVVDEGRRLLRERLPLPEGYWITWGGAFESMERANARLMIVVPITLALIFFLLFWAFHSVRYATLIFLNLPFALIGGVVALWLSQQYLSVPASVGFILLFGIAVGNGIVLVSYINQLRREGQPPGEAIVNGCVLRLRPVIMTMMTTLLGLLPLALATGIGAEVQRPLATVVIGGLFTSTVLTLVVLPTLYAWLVEPSVPEPTRS; encoded by the coding sequence ATGATCTCTGCACTGCTGGAGTTCTCGCTGAAGCAGCGCATCCTGGTGCTGGGTCTCGCCGGTCTCGGGATCCTGCTCGGGATCTGGTCGGTCCGGACGGTGCCGATCGACGCCTATCCTGATGTCACGAACATTCAGGTTCAGGTCCTCACGGAGGCGCCCGGTCTCTCTCCCGTCGAAGTGGAGCGATTTATCACGTATCCCATCGAACTCCAGATGACCGGACTGCCCGGCCTTGCCGAGATCCGGTCCTTGTCGAAATTTGCGCTCTCGCAAGTGATCGTGGTCTTTCACGATGAAGTGGACATCTATTTTGCCCGCCAGCTGGTCTTGGAGCGGATGACCGCGGTCAAGGATCAGTTGCCGCCGGACATCGATCCGGTGATGGCGCCGGTCACCACGGGGCTTGGAGAAGTGTACCAATACTATTTGGACGGCCCGGGCGGCCCGACTGAGGGGCACTTGACGGAGCAGCGGACCCTGCAGGATTGGGTGCTTCGACCCTTGCTGAAGAGCCTGCCTGGCGTGATCGATGTGAACGGCATCGGTGGATTCACCAAGCAGTATCAGGTGCTGGTGGATCCGGCCAAACTGCGGAAGTACGATCTGACGCTGTGGGACGTCTCCGAGGCCGTCGCACACAACAACTCCAATGCCGGCGGCAATGTCTTCGAACGGGATGCGGACCGTGCAATCGTGCGGGGCGTGGGGTTGATCAAAACCCTGTTGGATATCGAGAGCATTGTCGTCAAGGAAGAAAAAGGAGTTCCGATCCTCGTGCGCGATCTGGCGGAAGTGCGTATCGGCCATGCAGTGAGACATGGCGCCGCGATTCTCGACGGCGAGCGCGAGATCGTGGCGGGGACCGTGCTCATGCTACGAGGGGGAAATGCACGGGAGGTGGTGGAGTCGGTCAAAACCAAGGTCGAGCAGATCACGCACAACCGATTGCTGCCGAGCGGCCTTCGCATCGTGCCGTACTACGATCGCATCGAATTGGTGCGGGCGGCGGTCTCGACGGTACGAAACGCATTGGTCATGGGCGCCCTGCTGGTCACCCTGGTGCTCTTTCTTTTTTTTGGGCAATTGCGGAGCGCCATCGTCGTGACGGTATCTCTGTTGATCACTCCCTTGCTGACCTTTGTCGTCATGAAGCAGATCGGCTTGACGGCGAATCTCATGACGCTGGGAGGGCTGGCGATTGCCATTGGCCAAATCGCGGACGGCTCGCTGGTGATCGTGGAAAACATCGCCCGCCACCTCTCCGGCAATCGAACTCGACCGAGGCGTGACGTCATCCTGCAAGCCACGCGAGAGGTCGGCCGCCCGGTCTTGTTCGGCGTGCTGATCGTCAGCGTCGTCTTCGTGCCCCTGCTGACCTTGCAGGGTTTGGAAGGCAAAATGTTCGCACCGCTGGCGACGACGATGGTGGTGGCCATGCTCGCGTCGATCGTGGTGACCCTGACGGTGTCGCCGGTGCTGGCCTCCCTCTTGTTGCGGGGCACTCAATACGATGACACGGTGCTCACTCACTGGATGAAAGCGCGATATCGTCCGATCCTGGGCTGGGCCCTGCGGCATCGGACGGTGATCCTCTGGGGAGCGATGACCCTCTTAGCGGTCAGTCTGGCGCTGACCCCTTGGATCGGACGCGAGTTTATCCCGATCCTGGAGGAGGGCGCGCTAACGCCCCAAATCGTCAGGTTGCCCAGCGTGTCGTTGGCTGAGTCGATCGAGATCGAAAAGGAAACGCACAAGGCCATGATGGAGTTTCCGGAAGTGATGCATGCCGTCAGTAAAATCGGGCGACCCGACATCGCCTTCGGTCCGGAGGAGCCGAATGAGAGCGATCCGATCGTGTCGCTGCGTGATCGCCAGACGTGGACGACCGCCCGTACACAAGCCGGGCTGACCGAGGCCATCCGGAACAAGCTCGCGATGATCCCCGGTATCTCCGTGCTGATGAGCCAGCCCATTCAAGAACGGGTGGACGAACTCATCTCCGGGATTCGGACTGAGTGCGCCATCAAGCTCTTTGGGGACGATCTCGATGTGCTTGTCGAGGTGGCCGAGCAGATCGCTACGCTCATGACCTCCATTGCAGGCGTCAAGGACGTCAAGGTCGAACCCATTGCCGGACAACCCTATCTCACCGTCGATATCGACCGTCAGAAAATCGCACGTTTCGGAATCAACGTGTCGGACGTGCAAGAGTTGGTCACCACCGCAATCGGTGGTCGGGCGGTGACGCATGTCTATGAAAACGAGCGGCGATTCGAACTTGCTCTCCGGTTTCCGGAACAATATCGAAACAGCGTGGCCGCAATCGGGGAAATCCGTGTGCGCGCGGCATCTGGTGCGCCCATTCCAATGAGCGCGCTGGCGACGATCGAGATGCGTGAGGGGCCCGCGCGCATCAGCCGGGAACAGGTGAAGCGACGGATCTATGTCGGGTTCAATGTGGTCGGACGGGACATCGGAGGCGTGGTTGACGAGGGACGGCGGTTGCTCCGCGAGCGCCTGCCGCTCCCGGAAGGCTATTGGATCACCTGGGGAGGGGCCTTTGAAAGTATGGAGCGGGCGAATGCACGGCTCATGATCGTCGTGCCGATTACGTTGGCGTTGATTTTCTTTCTCTTGTTCTGGGCCTTCCATTCGGTACGGTACGCGACGCTCATTTTCTTGAATCTCCCTTTCGCGTTGATCGGCGGGGTGGTGGCGCTCTGGTTGAGCCAGCAATATCTGAGCGTGCCGGCCTCCGTGGGCTTTATCTTGCTGTTCGGAATCGCCGTGGGCAATGGGATCGTGCTCGTCTCCTATATCAATCAGCTGCGGAGGGAGGGACAGCCGCCGGGTGAGGCGATCGTGAACGGATGCGTGTTGCGACTTCGTCCCGTTATCATGACCATGATGACGACTCTTCTCGGCTTGTTGCCGCTGGCGCTGGCGACCGGCATCGGTGCGGAAGTACAACGTCCGCTGGCCACAGTGGTCATCGGCGGACTCTTCACCTCCACCGTGCTGACGCTGGTGGTGCTGCCGACGCTCTATGCGTGGTTGGTTGAACCATCGGTTCCGGAACCCACACGAAGCTAG
- a CDS encoding RND transporter, protein MQRARIEVAPVTRGPFPVYREFPAAVQANENELAEVTPLIPGRVTRVAVDVGQDVKKEALLAMLHSAELGMAESAYLKAIAREYEADLFYARAVDLYEAKAVSLADVQRREAVMKTARAESREARNRLELLGVPSSEITRLAREQTIRPEVSIRAPFDGRVIMRNLTRGEIVEKGQRLFTVADLSNVWVVANVPEKDVRFVRQDQSVEVVAAAYPHGSFPGTITYVSDVLDPSTRTMKVRVTVRNPDRLLKPEMFALVRLYAGSKQDALTIPRVAVQDGSMVPMVFVKKDDRSFEPRRITVGDERGDMVTIVKGLEEGDLVVTRGAFLLKSEMEIDKVEPTP, encoded by the coding sequence GTGCAGCGGGCGCGTATTGAGGTTGCTCCCGTCACGCGCGGGCCCTTCCCCGTCTATCGCGAGTTTCCCGCGGCGGTTCAGGCCAATGAGAACGAACTCGCTGAGGTCACGCCGCTGATCCCCGGGCGTGTGACGCGTGTGGCGGTGGATGTCGGGCAGGATGTCAAGAAGGAGGCCCTCCTCGCGATGTTGCACAGCGCCGAACTGGGCATGGCTGAATCGGCGTATCTCAAAGCAATCGCCCGTGAGTACGAGGCCGACCTTTTTTATGCGCGTGCGGTGGACCTCTACGAAGCCAAGGCGGTGAGCCTCGCGGATGTGCAACGGCGCGAGGCTGTCATGAAGACCGCGAGGGCGGAATCACGTGAGGCGAGGAACCGCCTGGAACTGCTCGGGGTGCCCTCCTCCGAAATTACGCGCCTCGCGCGGGAGCAAACGATCCGGCCCGAGGTCTCGATCCGGGCGCCCTTCGACGGCCGTGTGATTATGCGCAACCTTACGCGTGGCGAGATCGTGGAGAAGGGGCAGCGCTTGTTTACGGTGGCCGACCTATCCAATGTCTGGGTCGTCGCCAACGTGCCGGAGAAGGACGTGCGATTCGTGCGTCAGGATCAAAGCGTCGAGGTGGTGGCGGCTGCCTATCCACACGGTAGTTTTCCGGGAACAATTACCTACGTCAGCGACGTGCTCGACCCCTCGACACGGACCATGAAGGTGCGCGTGACCGTCAGGAATCCTGACCGGCTGCTTAAACCCGAGATGTTTGCTCTCGTACGCCTTTATGCGGGGTCGAAGCAAGATGCCCTGACGATTCCCCGTGTCGCCGTGCAGGATGGGAGTATGGTGCCGATGGTATTTGTGAAAAAGGACGATCGTTCGTTTGAGCCGCGCCGAATTACGGTAGGCGACGAACGCGGCGACATGGTCACGATCGTCAAAGGCCTTGAGGAGGGCGACCTCGTGGTCACGAGGGGTGCATTCTTGCTGAAATCCGAGATGGAGATCGACAAGGTCGAACCCACTCCATGA